In one Limosilactobacillus oris genomic region, the following are encoded:
- the asnA gene encoding aspartate--ammonia ligase — protein MTLIIPKDYDPRLSIRDTEAAIRYIRETFQDEFGDQMNLQRMSAPMFVEQSTGLNDNLNGVEKPVSFTMKGLPGETIEVVHSLAKWKRMALKKYGFGMHEGLYTNMNAIRKDEDLDNFHSIYVDQWDWEKVIAKDERTEETLKDTVRTIFKVIKHMEHEVWYKFPQAVYHLPDEIHFVTTQELEDRWPDLTPMEREDKIAKELGAVFVMKIGDKLKRSGKPHDGRAPDYDDWQLNGDIIFWYEPLQCKLEISSMGIRVSEESMREQLKKAGEEDRAKLPFHQMLLNGELPYSIGGGIGQSRLCMLLLGKAHIGEVQASVWPQEMLDKCAQAHIQIL, from the coding sequence ATGACGTTAATTATTCCTAAAGACTACGACCCACGACTTTCGATCCGGGATACCGAAGCAGCAATCCGCTACATTCGGGAAACCTTCCAAGATGAATTTGGTGACCAGATGAACCTGCAACGGATGTCCGCCCCAATGTTTGTCGAACAGAGCACCGGGCTCAACGACAACTTGAACGGGGTAGAAAAGCCGGTTTCCTTTACCATGAAGGGCCTGCCGGGCGAAACGATCGAAGTTGTCCACTCGCTAGCAAAGTGGAAACGGATGGCACTCAAGAAGTACGGTTTCGGGATGCACGAAGGCCTCTACACCAACATGAACGCCATTCGGAAGGACGAAGATCTTGACAACTTCCACTCCATCTACGTCGATCAGTGGGACTGGGAAAAGGTCATTGCCAAGGACGAACGAACCGAGGAAACACTAAAGGACACCGTGCGGACCATCTTCAAGGTCATCAAACACATGGAACACGAAGTTTGGTACAAGTTCCCGCAAGCCGTCTACCACCTGCCGGACGAAATCCACTTCGTCACTACCCAGGAACTGGAAGACCGCTGGCCAGACTTGACCCCGATGGAGCGGGAAGATAAAATTGCTAAGGAACTTGGTGCCGTCTTCGTAATGAAGATTGGTGATAAGCTCAAGCGGAGCGGCAAGCCGCACGATGGCCGGGCCCCCGACTACGACGACTGGCAACTCAACGGCGACATCATTTTCTGGTACGAGCCGCTGCAATGCAAGCTCGAAATCTCCAGCATGGGGATCCGGGTCAGCGAAGAGTCGATGCGGGAACAGCTTAAGAAGGCTGGCGAAGAAGACCGGGCAAAACTGCCATTCCACCAGATGCTATTGAACGGCGAATTACCGTACTCCATCGGTGGGGGGATCGGTCAATCCCGGTTATGTATGCTTTTGCTGGGCAAGGCGCATATCGGCGAAGTGCAAGCCAGCGTTTGGCCCCAAGAGATGCTCGACAAGTGCGCTCAGGCACATATTCAGATTCTGTAG
- the asnS gene encoding asparagine--tRNA ligase gives METITISQSPQHVGETVRIGVWLTDKRSSGKIAFLQLRDGTGFFQGIIRKNDVDEETFELAKHDLHQETSFYVTGEIAEDKRSKFGYEIHITDIDVVGTSDEYPIGNKEHGIDFLLDHRHLWLRSRKPWALMRIRSRVKLATMEFFNKHGFTQFDAPILTGSAPEGTTELFETDYFDRSAYLSQSGQLYGEAGAMALGRIYTMGPTFRAEKSKTRRHLMEFWMIEPEMAWCHEEESEEIQEQYVAYLIQDLIDNCPLELEMVGRSVESLKPFTELPYPRITYKEAIEMLQKGGLDVKYGDDFGSPEETYLADQFQKPVFIKNYPKEIKAFYMPTDPEDDRQVICADLLAPEGYGEIIGGSERSYDYDYITSKLEENGLSKENYGWYDDLRKYGSVPHSGFGMGLERFLSWVTLQDHIRENIPFPRMLNRLNP, from the coding sequence ATGGAAACAATTACGATCAGTCAATCCCCACAGCACGTGGGTGAAACGGTTCGCATTGGCGTTTGGTTAACTGATAAGCGGTCCAGCGGAAAGATTGCCTTCCTGCAACTACGGGACGGCACCGGCTTCTTCCAGGGGATTATCCGGAAGAACGACGTGGACGAAGAAACATTTGAACTGGCAAAGCACGACCTGCACCAGGAAACCAGTTTCTATGTTACCGGGGAAATCGCTGAAGACAAGCGATCCAAGTTTGGTTACGAAATCCATATCACGGATATCGATGTTGTGGGCACCAGCGATGAATACCCAATCGGTAACAAGGAACACGGGATTGACTTCCTGCTCGATCACCGCCACCTGTGGCTGCGCTCTCGCAAGCCATGGGCTCTGATGCGGATCCGGAGTCGGGTTAAGCTAGCGACGATGGAATTCTTCAACAAGCACGGTTTCACCCAGTTTGACGCCCCAATTCTGACCGGGAGTGCGCCAGAAGGGACAACCGAACTGTTCGAAACCGACTACTTTGACCGCAGCGCCTACCTGTCACAATCAGGTCAGCTCTATGGGGAAGCCGGTGCGATGGCCTTGGGTCGAATTTATACGATGGGCCCAACTTTCCGAGCTGAAAAGTCCAAGACCCGGCGGCACCTGATGGAATTCTGGATGATCGAACCAGAAATGGCTTGGTGCCACGAAGAAGAAAGTGAAGAAATCCAAGAGCAATACGTGGCCTACCTGATCCAGGACCTGATTGACAATTGTCCGCTTGAATTGGAAATGGTTGGCCGGAGCGTGGAAAGTCTGAAGCCGTTCACCGAACTGCCATACCCACGGATTACCTACAAGGAAGCCATCGAGATGCTGCAAAAGGGTGGTCTGGACGTCAAGTACGGCGACGACTTTGGTTCACCAGAAGAAACCTACCTGGCCGACCAATTCCAAAAGCCAGTCTTCATCAAGAACTACCCAAAGGAAATCAAGGCCTTCTACATGCCAACTGACCCTGAGGACGACCGGCAAGTCATCTGTGCCGACCTGTTGGCTCCCGAAGGCTACGGTGAAATTATCGGGGGTTCTGAACGGTCCTACGACTACGACTACATCACCAGCAAGTTGGAAGAAAACGGCCTGTCCAAGGAAAACTACGGCTGGTACGATGACCTCCGCAAGTACGGTTCCGTCCCGCACTCTGGTTTCGGGATGGGTCTCGAACGGTTCCTGTCATGGGTAACCCTGCAAGACCACATTCGGGAAAACATTCCATTCCCACGGATGCTGAACCGGCTGAACCCATAA